From a single Aestuariibius sp. HNIBRBA575 genomic region:
- a CDS encoding SDR family NAD(P)-dependent oxidoreductase, which translates to MRANSAKYPSLENARVFITGGATGIGAAMVRAFVDQGAQVGFIDIAEDAGQMLAAALPKTWFRVVDVTNTDALRAAVHAFIADRGGVDVLINNVANETRHDWRDVTERSWDQTMAINLRPAFFTIQAVADHMIAQKSGSVINFGSISWKAKHDGMPGYTTAKAALHGLTRSFVKPLGIAHVRINTITPGWVMTDRQMSDHFDSQGAQMLAQNQPLAGHIQPQDAAALALFLAADDSAMCTGQEFTIDGGWS; encoded by the coding sequence ATGCGAGCGAATTCAGCTAAATATCCAAGTTTGGAAAACGCACGTGTTTTCATCACAGGTGGTGCAACAGGGATCGGTGCGGCGATGGTGCGCGCCTTTGTCGATCAGGGCGCGCAGGTTGGATTTATCGACATTGCTGAGGATGCCGGTCAAATGCTGGCGGCAGCGTTGCCGAAAACATGGTTTCGTGTCGTAGATGTCACCAACACCGATGCATTGCGAGCCGCTGTTCATGCATTCATCGCAGACAGGGGCGGCGTGGATGTGTTGATCAACAATGTTGCCAATGAAACGCGACATGATTGGCGGGATGTGACCGAACGCTCCTGGGATCAAACAATGGCGATCAATTTGCGACCGGCTTTTTTCACCATTCAGGCGGTCGCAGATCATATGATCGCCCAGAAATCCGGTTCCGTGATCAACTTTGGTTCCATATCCTGGAAAGCGAAACACGACGGAATGCCCGGTTACACCACGGCAAAGGCAGCCCTGCATGGTCTTACACGGTCGTTTGTGAAACCGTTGGGCATCGCGCATGTTCGGATCAACACAATCACCCCCGGTTGGGTGATGACCGACCGTCAAATGTCAGACCACTTCGATTCCCAAGGCGCACAAATGCTGGCGCAGAACCAACCTTTGGCAGGCCACATACAGCCTCAGGACGCCGCTGCGCTTGCGCTGTTTTTGGCGGCTGATGACAGCGCGATGTGCACCGGCCAAGAATTTACCATCGACGGCGGCTGGTCATAG
- a CDS encoding ABC transporter ATP-binding protein: MASLNIETVWKKYGDVIALRDVNLDIQDGEFVVLVGPSGCGKSTLLSIIAGLEDSSYGTLTLGDQDVTELSAKDRNIAMVFQSYALYPTMTVRQNITFGMENRHVPKTDQNAAVAEVAKLLQIEPLLDRKPSQLSGGQRQRVAMGRALVRDPQLFLFDEPLSNLDAKLRVEMRTEMKKLHKRLGQTIVYVTHDQVEAMTLSDRIVVMNGGVVQQFADPDTIYQKPANTFVAGFMGSPSMNFIPVEISGNDHQLMATYHSPQGDVVFPVGHQHPELAAYVGKTVTLGVRPEHFLPPENAGADMIALNVNVDVVEPTGPDTMVVFTLSGLSLVAVLPAKFRPAEDEQINLALNLAEACFFDADTGDRIAV; this comes from the coding sequence ATGGCCAGTCTCAACATTGAAACAGTTTGGAAAAAATACGGCGATGTCATCGCCCTGCGTGATGTGAACCTCGACATTCAGGACGGCGAATTTGTCGTACTTGTTGGACCATCGGGTTGCGGAAAATCCACGCTTTTGTCGATCATCGCCGGCCTCGAAGACAGCTCTTATGGGACGCTGACATTGGGTGATCAGGATGTGACTGAACTGTCTGCCAAGGACCGCAATATTGCAATGGTGTTCCAGTCATACGCTCTTTATCCAACAATGACGGTGCGCCAGAATATTACGTTTGGCATGGAAAATCGCCACGTGCCTAAAACAGACCAGAACGCCGCCGTCGCTGAGGTTGCAAAGCTGTTGCAGATAGAGCCGTTGCTGGATCGAAAGCCCAGTCAATTATCCGGCGGTCAACGTCAACGGGTTGCGATGGGGCGTGCATTGGTGCGCGATCCGCAGCTGTTTTTGTTTGATGAACCCCTGTCAAACCTAGACGCCAAGCTGCGCGTTGAAATGCGGACCGAAATGAAAAAGCTTCATAAACGGTTGGGGCAGACCATTGTGTACGTCACCCATGACCAAGTCGAAGCGATGACCCTGTCGGACCGCATCGTTGTGATGAATGGCGGTGTAGTTCAGCAATTTGCTGACCCGGACACGATTTATCAGAAACCGGCAAATACCTTTGTGGCCGGGTTCATGGGATCGCCATCGATGAATTTCATTCCGGTCGAAATTTCGGGTAACGATCACCAATTGATGGCGACCTATCACAGCCCACAGGGTGATGTTGTGTTTCCAGTAGGTCACCAACACCCTGAATTAGCTGCATATGTTGGAAAAACCGTCACATTGGGTGTGCGTCCTGAACATTTCTTGCCCCCCGAAAACGCTGGGGCGGATATGATCGCATTAAACGTCAATGTCGATGTCGTCGAACCAACCGGGCCGGATACAATGGTGGTTTTTACCTTATCCGGCCTATCGTTGGTTGCTGTATTGCCAGCCAAGTTTCGCCCCGCAGAGGACGAACAAATTAACCTAGCGCTGAACCTTGCCGAGGCGTGTTTTTTCGACGCGGATACAGGTGATCGGATCGCTGTGTGA
- a CDS encoding carbohydrate ABC transporter permease: MTLVSENIPDLDRKRPLGAKKILGRIALYSTLLVLAAFVLMPLAVIALNSLRFNEDILRESFIGWPSRLTFENWSVAWGEACINASCTGVKPYFVASMLMVVPATLISTAVGLINGFALTKWKMPFAGLVFVAITIGVFLPPQVVLLPWAITLAWLGLSKSLAGLALVHIIQGTCFTTLFCRNYLINLPDDLIKAARIDGAGFFRTFWKIVVPLSPPIIIVTIIWQFTFIWNEFLFAVTFSSSDYRPITAALMSLNADDTGVSEYGFGSAAVLIAAIPPLVIYFLGGRYFVRGLTQGAVK; encoded by the coding sequence ATGACGTTGGTTTCTGAAAACATCCCGGATTTAGACCGCAAACGCCCGCTTGGAGCCAAGAAAATCCTGGGTCGCATTGCGCTCTATTCAACGTTGTTGGTTCTGGCGGCATTTGTTTTGATGCCTCTGGCCGTCATCGCGCTTAACTCCCTCCGATTTAACGAAGATATCCTACGCGAAAGCTTCATCGGATGGCCGAGCCGTTTAACCTTTGAAAACTGGTCCGTCGCATGGGGCGAAGCCTGCATCAATGCCAGTTGCACAGGGGTTAAACCTTATTTTGTGGCGTCCATGTTGATGGTCGTTCCCGCAACGCTGATTTCAACGGCCGTTGGTCTGATCAATGGATTTGCGTTAACCAAATGGAAAATGCCCTTTGCCGGTCTGGTCTTTGTGGCCATCACGATTGGTGTTTTCTTGCCCCCACAAGTTGTGTTGCTGCCTTGGGCCATTACTTTGGCCTGGTTGGGGCTTTCAAAATCCTTGGCGGGTCTGGCACTGGTTCACATCATTCAAGGCACTTGTTTCACCACCCTATTTTGCCGCAATTATCTGATCAATCTACCCGATGACCTGATCAAGGCGGCACGGATCGACGGGGCGGGATTTTTCCGCACGTTTTGGAAAATTGTGGTCCCATTGTCGCCGCCAATCATCATTGTCACGATCATCTGGCAATTCACGTTTATCTGGAATGAATTCCTGTTCGCGGTGACGTTCAGCTCTTCTGATTATCGCCCGATCACTGCTGCGCTCATGTCTCTGAATGCCGATGATACTGGTGTCAGTGAATACGGTTTTGGCTCTGCTGCTGTTCTGATCGCAGCCATTCCCCCCCTCGTTATCTACTTCCTCGGCGGACGCTACTTTGTCCGGGGTCTCACTCAAGGAGCCGTGAAATAA
- a CDS encoding carbohydrate ABC transporter permease produces MSHASAPPTFKPRPKGRAARIAQIIPLAVLLPTIVTTGIYIFVFVGWNIYLSLSTSTLLPVYDYAGFDAYTRLWRNPRWTTGVWNLALFGALYIILSTIVGIFLAILMDQKIKGENLLRSIFLYPIAISFVVTGTTWQWILNPSTGLEAFMRNLGWESFTFSLITNRETALYAVVIAAVWHASGFVMVMVLAALRGVDHDMVKAGQIDGAGMMKIYRRIILPAIWPVMISVVIILVQFAIKTFDLVLALTHGGPGISTTFPAMFVYDRLFAAGELAQGAAAAVWMLIGLFVIFLPVLTLSWIVRRQKGATQ; encoded by the coding sequence ATGTCACATGCCTCTGCCCCGCCAACGTTTAAGCCGCGCCCCAAAGGTCGCGCTGCGCGGATTGCCCAGATCATTCCGTTGGCCGTGCTTTTGCCAACCATCGTTACGACGGGCATTTATATTTTCGTTTTTGTCGGTTGGAACATCTATTTGTCCTTGTCGACGTCCACGCTGCTGCCGGTATATGATTACGCCGGATTTGACGCCTATACGCGGCTCTGGCGCAATCCCCGTTGGACAACGGGTGTCTGGAACCTGGCGCTGTTTGGGGCGCTTTACATCATCTTATCCACCATCGTTGGTATCTTTTTGGCCATTCTCATGGATCAAAAAATCAAAGGCGAAAACCTACTTCGGTCCATCTTTTTATACCCAATTGCGATTTCCTTTGTTGTGACCGGCACCACGTGGCAATGGATTTTGAACCCGTCGACCGGGCTTGAGGCCTTTATGCGTAATCTCGGTTGGGAAAGCTTCACGTTTAGCCTGATTACCAATCGTGAAACGGCACTTTATGCGGTTGTGATCGCCGCCGTCTGGCATGCCTCTGGATTTGTCATGGTGATGGTATTGGCTGCCCTGCGCGGCGTGGATCACGATATGGTCAAAGCAGGTCAGATTGATGGGGCGGGAATGATGAAAATCTATCGCCGGATCATTTTGCCCGCTATCTGGCCGGTGATGATTTCTGTGGTCATTATCCTTGTGCAATTCGCGATCAAGACCTTTGATCTGGTGCTGGCATTGACCCATGGCGGACCGGGTATTTCGACGACCTTTCCGGCCATGTTCGTTTATGACCGCTTGTTTGCAGCAGGCGAGCTGGCCCAAGGCGCCGCCGCCGCAGTCTGGATGCTGATCGGATTGTTCGTAATCTTTCTACCGGTTTTGACCCTGTCTTGGATTGTGCGTCGCCAAAAAGGAGCAACCCAATGA
- a CDS encoding ABC transporter substrate-binding protein, with translation MTRILKTTLASGVAAIALAASGTAIAEPKTNMLHQWHSGANAAAINVLGEMYTAAGGLWNQTAIPGHTSNTIARLRSDVISGTPPSAVQLKGPEIGEWANTGLTANMNDLAATEGWDDVVAPELVSVMSPHGEWVAVPMNIHRIDWMWASKSAMDTIGATEMPKTWDEFNVLAAQMADAGLIPVAHGGQDWIDGTLFEIIVQGISTDLYRAAFIDLDLDALQGDDMIAAFDQLRLMVGWMDPAFPGRGWEEPLNMMVTGEAGFYFHGDWAIGTMNAAGYEHGVDYLCAGAPMNSGEPGYILNSDSVVFFEQDDPEYIEGQALLASTIMTPEFQRVFNVAKGSIPARMDVELGDEFNPCQRLNLEDLRAAAESGTVVRSMAHNMAVPEKFRKAMFTVISEFITSDMSSADAARQMAEAVINEY, from the coding sequence ATGACACGAATTTTGAAAACAACATTGGCAAGCGGTGTCGCCGCAATTGCCTTGGCCGCATCCGGAACAGCGATCGCTGAGCCAAAGACAAACATGTTGCACCAATGGCATTCCGGAGCAAATGCCGCAGCCATCAATGTGCTGGGCGAAATGTACACCGCAGCCGGAGGACTTTGGAATCAAACGGCAATTCCGGGCCACACATCCAACACGATTGCACGCCTGCGGTCCGATGTGATTTCTGGCACGCCCCCATCAGCGGTTCAATTGAAAGGTCCGGAAATTGGCGAATGGGCCAATACAGGCCTGACCGCGAACATGAATGATCTGGCGGCAACCGAAGGCTGGGATGATGTTGTCGCGCCAGAACTGGTCAGTGTCATGAGCCCCCATGGTGAATGGGTGGCCGTGCCGATGAACATCCACCGTATTGACTGGATGTGGGCCTCTAAATCCGCGATGGACACAATCGGCGCGACCGAAATGCCCAAAACTTGGGATGAGTTTAACGTTCTGGCCGCGCAAATGGCCGATGCAGGGCTGATCCCTGTTGCCCATGGCGGGCAGGATTGGATCGACGGCACTCTGTTTGAAATTATCGTTCAAGGCATCAGCACCGATCTTTATCGGGCAGCGTTTATTGACCTCGATTTGGACGCGCTTCAGGGCGATGACATGATCGCGGCATTTGACCAATTGCGTCTGATGGTTGGCTGGATGGACCCGGCATTCCCTGGGCGCGGCTGGGAAGAACCCTTAAACATGATGGTCACAGGCGAAGCGGGTTTCTATTTCCATGGGGATTGGGCGATCGGCACCATGAACGCTGCGGGTTACGAACACGGTGTGGACTATCTGTGCGCTGGTGCGCCGATGAATAGTGGTGAACCCGGTTACATCCTGAATTCGGATTCCGTTGTGTTCTTTGAACAGGATGATCCAGAATATATCGAAGGACAGGCCCTGCTGGCGTCCACTATTATGACCCCAGAGTTCCAGCGCGTATTCAACGTTGCCAAAGGGTCCATCCCCGCGCGCATGGATGTTGAATTGGGTGATGAATTCAACCCATGCCAACGTCTGAACCTAGAGGACCTGCGCGCGGCGGCTGAATCAGGCACCGTGGTGCGGTCCATGGCCCACAACATGGCCGTGCCAGAAAAGTTTCGCAAAGCGATGTTCACGGTCATTTCCGAATTCATCACCAGCGATATGAGTTCTGCCGATGCGGCCCGCCAAATGGCCGAAGCCGTCATCAACGAATATTGA
- a CDS encoding SDR family oxidoreductase, giving the protein MTVAPPLKLLGKVAVVTAAGQGIGRAVAERLRDDGATVFASDLNADLMANLAGVDKTQLDATDETAVQTYFSRFDHIDILVHAVGFVHQGTIEQCSIEDWRKTCTITMDSAFHIAKAAIPHMKENGGSLTTIASVASSLKGFPKRAAYGAAKGGVIGLTKAMAADYLPNKIRCNAVCPGTIDSPSLQDRVQELSLDLGSIEAAWNFFLERQPSGRLGTPEEVAAICAFLASDDAAFITGQCLQIDGGITI; this is encoded by the coding sequence ATGACTGTTGCCCCCCCGTTAAAACTTTTGGGAAAAGTTGCTGTCGTGACCGCAGCAGGCCAAGGGATTGGCCGTGCCGTGGCCGAACGATTGCGGGACGACGGGGCAACGGTTTTTGCCAGTGACCTGAACGCTGATTTAATGGCTAATCTGGCTGGCGTTGACAAAACCCAGCTGGATGCGACCGACGAAACCGCTGTGCAAACCTATTTTAGCCGGTTTGATCACATCGACATTCTGGTTCACGCCGTTGGATTTGTTCATCAGGGCACTATCGAACAATGCAGCATCGAAGATTGGCGTAAAACCTGTACCATTACGATGGATAGCGCGTTTCATATCGCCAAAGCTGCGATCCCCCACATGAAGGAAAACGGCGGCAGTCTGACCACAATCGCCTCGGTTGCCAGTTCCCTGAAAGGGTTCCCCAAACGGGCCGCTTATGGGGCCGCCAAAGGGGGCGTCATTGGCCTGACCAAAGCCATGGCCGCAGATTATTTACCAAATAAAATCCGATGCAATGCGGTGTGTCCGGGCACAATTGACAGCCCAAGTTTGCAAGACCGCGTTCAGGAATTGTCGCTAGACTTAGGCAGCATTGAGGCCGCGTGGAATTTCTTCTTAGAGCGCCAGCCATCTGGCCGTTTGGGGACCCCAGAAGAAGTTGCCGCAATCTGTGCATTTCTCGCATCTGATGATGCGGCATTTATCACAGGCCAATGTCTGCAAATCGACGGAGGAATCACAATTTAA
- a CDS encoding fumarylacetoacetate hydrolase family protein, whose protein sequence is MKLARYGPRNAPKTPCILDQDDAPRNASSLVDDFGPNSLSPDLITKLQSVDPMTLPLMDVSDMRLAPPISQPKNIWCIGLNYSDHAAEAGMDIPQEPILFNKSSGTFCGPNDDILFSPKMTKLDWEVELGIVIGKPALNISKSEAMDHVAGFVLVNDLSERAWQLERSGQWVKGKSFPNFCPTGPFLITPDAVGDVQSLGMWLDVNGQRMQTGNTGTMIFDVETIVSYMSEFTRLEPGDLICTGTPPGVGAGMDPQTWLQVGDQVSLGIDGLGEQSQTVVAL, encoded by the coding sequence ATGAAGCTTGCACGATATGGGCCCCGAAACGCACCCAAAACCCCATGTATATTGGACCAAGACGACGCCCCAAGGAATGCATCTTCGCTGGTTGATGACTTTGGACCCAACAGCCTGTCACCCGATTTGATCACAAAGCTGCAATCGGTTGATCCAATGACACTGCCGCTGATGGATGTGTCGGATATGCGGCTGGCCCCGCCGATTTCGCAGCCCAAAAACATCTGGTGCATCGGGTTGAACTATTCTGACCACGCGGCCGAGGCAGGCATGGACATCCCCCAAGAGCCGATCCTGTTCAACAAATCCAGCGGCACCTTTTGCGGGCCAAATGACGACATCTTGTTTTCCCCCAAAATGACCAAACTAGATTGGGAAGTCGAGCTGGGCATCGTCATCGGCAAACCCGCATTGAACATTTCCAAATCAGAGGCAATGGATCATGTCGCTGGTTTTGTGTTGGTAAATGATCTGTCTGAACGCGCATGGCAGCTAGAACGGTCCGGCCAATGGGTCAAAGGCAAATCATTCCCCAACTTCTGCCCCACGGGGCCGTTTTTGATCACCCCAGACGCAGTTGGCGATGTCCAAAGCTTGGGCATGTGGCTGGATGTAAATGGTCAACGGATGCAGACCGGTAATACCGGCACGATGATTTTCGACGTGGAAACCATTGTCAGCTATATGTCCGAATTTACGCGACTAGAGCCGGGCGATCTGATCTGCACCGGGACCCCGCCGGGTGTCGGCGCAGGCATGGATCCACAGACATGGCTTCAGGTCGGCGATCAAGTGTCCCTTGGGATCGATGGTTTGGGTGAACAATCCCAAACCGTTGTCGCATTATAG
- the eno gene encoding phosphopyruvate hydratase gives MTVISDVKARRVWDSRGNPTIEVDVILQNGARGRAIAPAGASRGTREAIDLRDGGPALRGMNVSTALNGIQTRIAPALIGMDVQDQQGVDAAILALDSSPLKSDLGGNATVATSLAVLHAAAADAQKPLWRHVADHYGCVPSLPLPEIQIFGGGAHAGRRVDIQDFMIMVPGADSFDDVMEITNEVYFAAGDIMAKRGKLAGVADEGGWWPNFDSNEEALETLVQAIELAGEKPGERVVISLDIAASEFGKTGDYRLALEDRQLDSGDLIDLLGRWLDAYPIVSIEDPVAEDDVDGMREFTARFGDQVQIIGDDYLVTNAALVDQAIRDQTCNAVLVKVNQAGTVSESIDTFHAAQKQGWGAIVSARSGETEDVSISHLSTGLGGGQLKVGSFTRSERMVKWNECLRIQDELGSAAFVGGAPLAQTWWGKTNQKDAQK, from the coding sequence ATGACCGTCATTTCAGACGTCAAAGCCCGCCGCGTATGGGATTCGCGCGGGAACCCCACCATCGAGGTGGATGTGATTCTACAAAACGGCGCACGAGGCCGTGCGATTGCACCCGCCGGCGCGTCCCGTGGCACCAGAGAAGCAATCGATTTGCGCGATGGCGGACCGGCTTTGCGGGGTATGAATGTCAGCACAGCCCTAAACGGAATTCAAACCCGTATCGCGCCAGCGTTGATCGGGATGGATGTGCAGGATCAGCAGGGTGTGGATGCGGCAATACTCGCGCTGGATTCATCCCCCCTAAAAAGCGATCTGGGCGGCAATGCCACGGTTGCAACGTCGCTGGCGGTCCTACATGCCGCCGCGGCTGACGCCCAAAAACCGCTGTGGCGCCATGTTGCGGACCATTATGGCTGCGTTCCCTCATTGCCTCTGCCGGAAATTCAGATTTTTGGCGGTGGTGCCCATGCGGGCCGTCGCGTCGATATTCAGGACTTTATGATTATGGTCCCCGGCGCGGATAGTTTTGACGACGTTATGGAAATCACAAACGAGGTCTATTTTGCCGCCGGGGATATCATGGCCAAACGCGGAAAACTGGCCGGAGTTGCAGATGAGGGAGGCTGGTGGCCCAACTTTGACAGCAACGAAGAAGCATTGGAAACACTGGTCCAAGCGATTGAACTGGCGGGCGAAAAGCCCGGCGAACGGGTCGTGATTTCACTTGATATTGCGGCCTCTGAGTTTGGAAAGACCGGGGATTATCGGCTCGCTCTAGAGGATCGCCAGCTGGATAGCGGCGATTTGATTGATCTGTTGGGGCGCTGGCTGGATGCCTATCCGATTGTCTCAATCGAAGACCCGGTGGCAGAAGACGACGTTGACGGTATGCGTGAATTTACTGCCCGTTTTGGCGATCAGGTACAAATCATCGGGGATGATTATCTGGTCACCAATGCAGCATTGGTGGATCAGGCCATTCGCGATCAAACCTGCAACGCCGTGTTGGTCAAAGTGAACCAGGCCGGCACGGTCAGTGAATCCATCGACACCTTTCATGCGGCTCAAAAACAGGGTTGGGGCGCTATCGTGTCTGCCCGATCCGGGGAAACCGAGGACGTTTCTATCAGCCACTTGTCAACCGGATTGGGCGGTGGCCAATTAAAGGTTGGGTCGTTTACGCGATCTGAACGCATGGTCAAATGGAATGAATGTCTGCGCATTCAAGATGAGCTCGGATCGGCGGCTTTTGTCGGCGGCGCACCCTTGGCTCAGACTTGGTGGGGCAAAACAAATCAAAAGGACGCACAGAAATGA
- a CDS encoding phosphotransferase family protein: MTTQLNDRCLQLVRELGLGCVDEVSDITPLTGGVASDIAALTLRGRRICVKFALPKLKVAADWYAPVHRNAAEYAWLETAAKITPNSAVKLFGRSEKAHGFAMEFVAGPDVYLWKTALLDGQICKGEAARIGGMIGQIHAASTKPGFEDTPFQNQEDFRALRIEPYLSFTASKHPDIAGALTKLADRLFVSKQVLTHGDVSPKNILIRPDGPVILDAECATIGDASFDPSFCLNHLALKAYHLPNSRPGLLAEMLAFWQGYMPHISWESRSDLETRICLLLPALMLARIDGKSPVEYLSERERSNLRTIAIDMIKAPETTLSNFVSTLDHHMKERSV; this comes from the coding sequence ATGACAACGCAACTCAATGATCGATGCCTGCAATTGGTCCGGGAATTGGGCCTGGGATGTGTCGACGAAGTTTCCGACATTACCCCCCTGACAGGCGGTGTCGCATCAGACATTGCCGCCCTGACGCTGCGCGGGCGCCGAATTTGTGTGAAATTTGCGTTGCCCAAGCTGAAAGTTGCAGCAGATTGGTACGCCCCTGTGCATCGCAACGCGGCCGAATATGCGTGGCTGGAAACAGCCGCCAAGATCACGCCGAATAGTGCGGTAAAACTGTTCGGCCGTTCAGAAAAGGCCCACGGATTTGCGATGGAATTTGTCGCGGGGCCAGATGTGTACCTATGGAAAACCGCGCTGTTGGATGGTCAGATTTGCAAAGGCGAAGCAGCCCGTATCGGCGGCATGATTGGCCAAATTCATGCAGCGTCCACCAAGCCGGGTTTTGAGGATACGCCATTCCAAAACCAAGAAGATTTTCGCGCCTTGCGGATCGAACCATACTTATCGTTCACCGCCTCAAAACATCCAGATATTGCGGGCGCTTTAACCAAATTGGCCGACAGATTGTTTGTCAGCAAGCAAGTCCTGACCCATGGCGATGTCAGCCCGAAAAACATCCTGATCCGTCCAGACGGGCCTGTCATTTTGGACGCGGAATGCGCGACCATCGGGGATGCAAGTTTTGATCCGTCTTTCTGCCTCAATCACCTCGCGCTCAAAGCGTATCATCTGCCGAATTCCCGTCCCGGATTGTTGGCTGAAATGCTGGCGTTCTGGCAGGGATATATGCCCCATATTTCGTGGGAATCCCGATCCGATTTGGAAACCCGCATCTGTCTGCTTTTACCAGCGTTGATGCTGGCGCGGATCGACGGGAAATCCCCGGTAGAATATTTGTCTGAACGAGAACGTTCAAACCTGCGAACCATCGCAATAGATATGATCAAAGCCCCTGAAACAACGTTGTCAAACTTCGTTTCCACGCTCGATCACCACATGAAGGAACGAAGTGTATGA